The genomic stretch ATCGAGTCCACTATGCGCTGATGGTCCTCGACAACACGGTCGAATCCCCAATCATATTTGGCTTTTTGCTCCATCCAGCGAAGGACGGGCTGGTGGAGTTCGGAAAAGAATCGCATCAAAATAGTGTTATGGCAGGAGGATGCGATGGAAGCATGGAACTCCAGGTCGGCTGTTATGAGCGATTGTCCCTGTTCTTTGGCCTGAATTAATCGGTGATGATGCGTTTTGATATTTTCGATATCATTCGCGGTCGCCCGTTCTGCAGCATACATGGCAATTGTCTGCTCAAGCTCACTGCGGGCTTCGACCAGTTCGCTCACCTTTTCCTTGCCTATGGTGATCAAGGCCAGTCCGGCAGCCCTGTGTCGAATCGATTCGGTGGAATCAGCGACGCGTGTCCCGTCCCCCGGACGCACGGTGAGCACCCCAATGAGTTCCAGTGCGCCGACAGCTTCCCGTATCGAGCTTCTGCCGACACCGAACTGTTCCATGAGTTGCGGTTCTGGAGGCAGTTTGTCTCCTGGCTGTAACTGGCCGTCAGTAATCATCGTGATCAGGCTTTCAATTATCTGGTCACTCAAACGATTTCGCTGGATCTTGATAGGATTTCGCTTCATGGCTGTTTTCATAGGTGAATAATGTGATACATTCAAGAATGACTTGTCTTGGGAACACTGTCCCAAAGGGGGCTGCACTTGACAATTGACCGCAAAAGGCATTGATTGATTTAAACATCAGAACATCTGATGTTTGTATCCGTGACGGTTTGGTCACCACATTTTTTATAATGAAAGTGTTGTGTGACCCGATAATGTAATAGCAACTCAGGAGGTTGATATGGAGTATACACGTTTTGATTCAAAACTGCTGATGCGCCTTGACCCCGGTGAAGAGATCGTTGAGTCCATGACGGCTGTCTGTAGCAAGGAAAATATTCAGCTTGGCGTTGTGTCAGGAATCGGTGCAGTGAACAAAGCCACTGTGGGCCTGTTCAATCCGGTGACCAAGGAGTATTTTTCCACGACCATGGAAAAAGATTTCGAAGTCACCAACCTCACCGGCAATGTCTCTCAGATGAATGGGGAAGTATACCTTCATCTCCACGCAACCCTCGCTGATCTGGACCACAATGCCTTTGGCGGCCACCTGAATGCGGCCACTGTCAGTGCCACTGCGGAAATCTGGATTGATATCGTGGACGGTGCTGTTGATCGCGAATTCAGTGAGACAATCGGATTGAACTTGCTGAAGTTCTAATCTGGAGATGGTGAGGAACTGAAACCAATCAAGGCCTGGAAGTTTTCTTCCAGGCCTTTTTTGCGCAAATATATGGTGGGATTTTAGTCCCTGTCTGTGTCCGGACTAGGCAGTGCCTTCGGACTTGAAGACGAAAATAGGCAGTTCAGCCATGGTTTCCCAGTTGTCACCATTCTTGATGGCCACACTGACGAGGTGCTTTCCTTCTGCTTCAACTTTCAA from Pseudodesulfovibrio profundus encodes the following:
- a CDS encoding PPC domain-containing DNA-binding protein; translated protein: MEYTRFDSKLLMRLDPGEEIVESMTAVCSKENIQLGVVSGIGAVNKATVGLFNPVTKEYFSTTMEKDFEVTNLTGNVSQMNGEVYLHLHATLADLDHNAFGGHLNAATVSATAEIWIDIVDGAVDREFSETIGLNLLKF
- a CDS encoding FadR/GntR family transcriptional regulator, which translates into the protein MKRNPIKIQRNRLSDQIIESLITMITDGQLQPGDKLPPEPQLMEQFGVGRSSIREAVGALELIGVLTVRPGDGTRVADSTESIRHRAAGLALITIGKEKVSELVEARSELEQTIAMYAAERATANDIENIKTHHHRLIQAKEQGQSLITADLEFHASIASSCHNTILMRFFSELHQPVLRWMEQKAKYDWGFDRVVEDHQRIVDSIEAHDPMAARQAMQSHIQLAGDKLVAALSETEPQK